Proteins encoded by one window of Arabidopsis thaliana chromosome 2, partial sequence:
- a CDS encoding CCCH-type zinc finger family protein (CCCH-type zinc finger family protein; FUNCTIONS IN: zinc ion binding, nucleic acid binding; INVOLVED IN: biological_process unknown; LOCATED IN: cellular_component unknown; EXPRESSED IN: 24 plant structures; EXPRESSED DURING: 13 growth stages; CONTAINS InterPro DOMAIN/s: Zinc finger, CCCH-type (InterPro:IPR000571); Has 10885 Blast hits to 7444 proteins in 511 species: Archae - 23; Bacteria - 415; Metazoa - 5228; Fungi - 922; Plants - 581; Viruses - 184; Other Eukaryotes - 3532 (source: NCBI BLink).) — protein sequence MFAPATQPQQQHEQKKQSETVSSAEEDALKWNTDCVYFLASPLTCKKGPECEYRHSEYARMNPRDCYYWLNGNCLNPKCGFRHPPLEGLLGNQGGAPAVSVQPIHATAQHPSVAKQPVPCLFFQKGMCMKGDMCSFLHTPNPAAYKKQHPVEAKPATDPQCSKKPIENNTEEKKLPDVNLSKVVKGHTDISAAPRVASTGLRDSRSVEGYIPNHVGYEPVVQRKGPGFPSFTEGGHSTQLLQKYGSDDNNSFHNGKDADDVLRESSPGFDVLVDNEAGDSEYYHVEDRYGRRSQERGNSEYDPDFSAIADGDKEALREQRFDSYDRREDRGWGHRRVSSEREDRLDRRVYAEDERSENILESDLRYRLAKQRKGNGMRLSVGGHDYAAPDSSMDRGYRESRRDTPRENSISSSRLQGRIKLRERSNGEEGHHFDRRSERGRDRSELPSQGRLRDRIKGRLEENHSGNQERGFGAPWARRREMEDERKSAPKSSREESKPEPSLGKRKSFEEDHHSHKRSRDSFAAPLPFSEILKRKKAAASGGSRNNNKDETISKEEAGDEIKLITEEKTEVVSEPKAEVEEEGTVMEEEEIVGEEVYEGNEDEQAYEGDELNGEYYYEEGYEEEGGEYAYEEGEEVVYAAEEGEEEATEGGEGEGEEDIEKKTVEMLS from the exons atgtttGCGCCTGCGACTCAACCGCAACAGCAACATGAGCAGAAGAAGCAATCAGAGACTGTTTCATCTGCTGAAGAAGATGCTTTGAAGTGGAACACCGATTGCGTTTACTTTCTCGCTTCTCCTTTAACCTGCAAGAAg GGACCTGAATGCGAGTATCGCCACAGTGAGTATGCGCGTATGAACCCGAGGGATTGCTATTATTGGTTGAATGGAAACTGTTTGAATCCCAAATGTGGATTTCGGCATCCT CCTTTGGAGGGATTGTTGGGAAATCAAGGAGGTGCTCCTGCTGTTTCTGTACAGCCAATACATGCAACCGCGCAGCATCCTAGTGTTGCAAAACAGCCTGTTCCATGTCTGTTCTTTCAAAAAGGCATGTGTATGAAAGGAGATATGTGTTCGTTCTTGCACACGCCGAATCCTGCTGCGTATAAAAAACAGCATCCTGTAGAAGCTAAGCCTGCTACTGATCCTCAGTGTTCTAAAAAGCCAATTGAAAATAACACTGAGGAGAAGAAACTTCCTGATGTTAATCTCTCAAAGGTGGTTAAAGGACATACTGACATATCGGCTGCACCAAGAGTCGCTTCTACTGGACTAAGGGATAGTAGAAGTGTAGAGGGATACATTCCAAACCATGTGGGATATGAGCCTGTTGTGCAGAGAAAGGGTCCAGGATTCCCTTCTTTTACTGAAGGAGGCCATTCTACTCAGTTGCTTCAGAAATATGGATCTGATGATAATAACAGTTTCCACAATGGTAAGGATGCAGATGACGTTTTAAGAGAGTCGTCTCCTGGGTTTGATGTTCTTGTGGATAATGAGGCTGGAGATTCTGAGTATTATCATGTTGAAGATCGATATGGACGTAGAAGTCAGGAGAGAGGGAACTCAGAGTATGACCCTGATTTCAGTGCAATTGCTGATGGTGATAAAGAAGCATTACGTGAACAACGTTTTGATTCATATGATCGGAGGGAAGACAGGGGATGGGGCCATCGTCGAGTTTCTTCTGAGAGAGAGGATCGTTTGGACAGAAGGGTTTACGCAGAAGATGAGAGATCAGAGAACATACTGGAATCGGATCTGAGATATCGTTTGGCTAAGCAGAGAAAAGGCAATGGTATGAGATTATCAGTAGGAGGCCATGACTATGCTGCTCCTGACTCTTCGATGGACAGAGGATATAGAGAGTCTCGTAGGGATACACCGAGGGAAAACTCCATTAGCAGTAGTCGTCTTCAGGGTAGAATTAAGCTTCGTGAGAGAAGCAATGGCGAAGAGGGTCACCACTTTGACAGGAGAAGTGAGAGGGGAAGGGACAGAAGCGAGTTACCTTCTCAGGGTAGACTCCGAGATAGAATTAAGGGTAGGTTAGAGGAAAACCATAGTGGTAATCAGGAAAGAGGTTTCGGGGCTCCATGGgcgagaagaagagaaatggaaGACGAAAGAAAATCAGCTCCTAAAAGCAGCAGAGAGGAAAGTAAGCCAGAGCCATCTCTTGGGAAGAGGAAAAGCTTTGAAGAGGATCATCATAGTCATAAGCGATCAAGGGATTCATTTGCAGCTCCATTGCCTTTCAGTGAGATtctcaagagaaaaaaagcGGCCGCATCTGGTGGTAgcagaaacaacaacaaggaCGAGACGATATCGAAAGAGGAAGCTGGAGATGAGATCAAACTCATAACCGAAGAGAAAACCGAGGTTGTCTCTGAACCCAAAGctgaagtagaagaagaaggaacggttatggaggaagaagaaattgttGGGGAGGAAGTGTATGAAGGAAATGAAGACGAGCAAGCTTATGAAGGCGATGAGCTAAACGGAGAGTACTATTACGAAGAAGGATATGAAGAAGAGGGAGGAGAATACGCTTacgaagaaggtgaagaagtaGTTTACGCGGctgaggaaggagaagaagaagcaacagaaGGAGGTGAAGGTGAGGGTGAAGAAGACATTGAGAAGAAGACCGTTGAGATGTTGtcataa
- a CDS encoding Remorin family protein yields the protein MPIRSFSKPAPSKWDDAQKWIASPTANRPKTGQVQVPGSKKGPSFGRQSSMKIVEVAEHRVVEEPDTKRIDVSQVKKDMGNKFGSWEVDSYTTVDSYVKPVLMVENSIVESATEVNLSRHDSSVATAFAQPPSTARSVSMRDMGTEMTPIASQEPSRNGTPIRATTPIRSPISSEPSSPGRQASASPMSNKELSEKELQMKTRREIMVLGTQLGKFNIAAWASKEDEDKDASTSLKTKASLQTSKSVSEARATAWEEAEKAKHMARFRREEMKIQAWENHQKAKSEAEMKKTEVKVERIKGRAQDRLMKKLATIERKAEEKRAAAEAKKDHQAAKTEKQAEQIRRTGKVPSLLFSCFSFCS from the exons ATGCCTATTAGATCATTCTCTAAACCAGCTCCATCTAAATGGGATGATGCTCAGAAATGGATTGCTAGTCCTACGGCTAACCGACCGAAGACTGGACAGGTTCAGGTTCCGGGTTCGAAGAAAGGGCCTAGCTTTGGTCGTCAGTCTTCTATGAAGATTGTTGAAGTTGCTGAACATAGAGTGGTTGAAGAGCCTGATACAAAGAGAATAGATGTAAGCCAAGTGAAAAAGGATATGGGAAACAAGTTTGGTAGCTGGGAAGTTGATTCGTACACTACCGTGGATTCATATGTCAAACCGGTTCTTATGGTTGAGAACTCTATTGTAGAATCAGCAACTGAAG TTAATCTCAGCCGTCATGACTCGTCAGTCGCAACTGCGTTTGCTCAACCGCCTTCAACGGCAAGGTCTGTGTCAATGAGAGACATGGGAACTGAAATGACTCCTATAGCGAGCCAAGAACCTTCTAGAAACGGGACACCGATTAGGGCAACAACGCCAATACGAAGTCCTATATCTTCTGAACCTTCAAGTCCAGGCAGACAAGCATCAGCTTCTCCTATGAGTAACAAGGAACTGTCAGAGAAAGAGCTTCAAATGAAAACTAGGAGAGAGATAATGGTGTTGGGTACTCAACTTGGTAAATTTAACATTGCTGCTTGGGCTAGCAAGGAGGATGAAGATAAAGACGCATCCACATCATTAAAGACCAAAGCTTCTCTACAAACTTCTAAAAGTGTTTCTGAAGCTCGTGCTACAGCGTGGGAGGAAGCGGAAAAAGCTAAGCACATGGCTAG GTTCAGACGCGAAGAGATGAAGATTCAAGCATGGGAGAATCATCAGAAGGCGAAATCTGAAGCCGAGATGAAGAAAACCGAG GTTAAAGTTGAGAGGATTAAGGGACGAGCACAAGACcggttgatgaagaaactcgCTACAATCGAGCGCAAAGCAGAGGAAAAGCGAGCAGCGGCTGAAGCAAAGAAGGATCATCAGGCagctaaaacagagaaacaagcTGAACAAATCCGAAGAACAGGCAAAGTACCTTCATTGTTGTTCTCTTGCTTTagcttttgttcttaa